ATACCTGCAGCAAATAATAACAAGTTATTTGTTGGCACTTTTGCTGCTAGTACATCCATTGGGAATTCAGATGCAGAAACACCTGATGCTGTCCAAGCTAAAAACGAATTATAAGCGGCAACAGGTACGCCAATAAAGTTTACTAAATCGTTTCCTGAAAAAGCTAAGGCTAAAGCAAAGGTACCTACGATAATAATTAATTTATAAATATTTGTTTTAGTAAATGCAATTAACGCATAAGATAATAGAGACCAAAAAATGGAACTAATTAATACAATTGGTAATACTTGATTTTCTAAAAAGTCTGTCATTGTTCCTCCACCAAGAATATCAAAAGATTCTTTTGCGTAAGATGTTCCTTTTAAACCTTTCATAAAAATGAAATAGGTAATGGCTGTTAAAGCAAAACCACCAAATAAAGCACCTACCCAGTTAGCCTTTTTTTCAAAATTATAAGATAATAGTAATCTTGAAACCCATTGAACCAAGGCGCCAATGGAAAAAGCGACGACTACCGAGAGTAGTATTCCAAAAATAATGAGTGAGGCTTTTGATGTATTTATATAGTTAATAACATCTCCAAATTCTCCGCCATCATGACCTATTTTAATTAAGGCCATAGCAACTGCAGCTCCAAGTAATTCGAATACAATAGATACTGTTGTAGATGTAGGCATACCTACTGAATTAAAGAAATCAAGCAATAATATATCTGTTATCATGACTGCCATGAAAATAATCATGATTTCATCAAACATAAATTCGCCAGGGTTAAAAATACCCTTTCTTGCTACTTCCATCATGCCACTTGAAAAAACGGCTCCTATGGCTACACCTAAACTAGCAACTATCATGATAGTTTTAAATGATATGGCTTTGGATCCAATAGCAGAATTTAAAAAGTTTACAGCATCGTTGCTTACACCAATAACTAAATCAGCTATTGCTAAAATGGCTAAGGCAATGATCATGTATAAATAAATATTATCCATAGGTCTTAATTGTAAAAGGTCTGCAAATATCATGACAATATATGATTAAAATGTTATGTAATTGTTATATTATAAAAAATTAAAAGTGGATATCAAAACCTAATCTGAAGGTGATATTATCCTTGTTTCCGTCTAGAGTTGTATAACTAATGTCACTTTGTACTTTTAGTTTATGTCCTACTATAAATTTGTTTATGCCAAGCGTATATTGTTCTGTTGGTAATGCGCCAGTAACATTTTCGTAATTTAGAGTAGTAAAACGTGCCGCTATTTCATAGTTACTTTTAAATAAATAACCAGCTTGTAAGTTTAAAGCGTTACCTGTTAAAACAATATCTCCAGTAGGAGTTGTTCCATCTAACTCTGTTGCAACTTCATCATTAGCTGTTCTTTTTGCATATTCGCCCATAAAAGAAAAGCCATTATATTTAAACATAGCATCAGCAAAAATGGTGGTTTGATCTGTTTCGTATATAGAACCATCAGTTCTAATCATATAATCACCTGCAAAGCCTCTTTCTCTTACAGCATCTTGATTGTAGTTATAGGTAAATCCTAACATTAATTTTGGTTTTTCTTCACGTTTCAAGTCAGATTGAAAGTAATCCCCCTTAGATTTAAAGGTTCCAAAAGGAAGAAACTCTATTCGACCAGTATATTGTAAACCGCCTTCATTTCCTTCGGTTACATTACGTCCTTCTCCTTGAGAGATTGCGAATTTTTCACGCATTAAAAAGTTCCCACCTAAATTTGATT
The nucleotide sequence above comes from Flavobacteriaceae bacterium HL-DH10. Encoded proteins:
- a CDS encoding porin → MKLKFTLVAAILLAITSLNAQEISDTSFGKGLINFTAKDSSFSVKFAPRFQVRSMSSWDHDGNQYGSPDHNFIVRRARLKFDGFAYSPKLKYKLELGLSNRDISGANQFNRNTPRYILDAVIMWSFAKNWELWAGQTKLPGNVERVVSSANLQLIDRSLLNSRFNIDRDLGIQLRHKSNLGGNFLMREKFAISQGEGRNVTEGNEGGLQYTGRIEFLPFGTFKSKGDYFQSDLKREEKPKLMLGFTYNYNQDAVRERGFAGDYMIRTDGSIYETDQTTIFADAMFKYNGFSFMGEYAKRTANDEVATELDGTTPTGDIVLTGNALNLQAGYLFKSNYEIAARFTTLNYENVTGALPTEQYTLGINKFIVGHKLKVQSDISYTTLDGNKDNITFRLGFDIHF